From Pan paniscus chromosome 9, NHGRI_mPanPan1-v2.0_pri, whole genome shotgun sequence, the proteins below share one genomic window:
- the KCTD21 gene encoding BTB/POZ domain-containing protein KCTD21 isoform X2: MSDPITLNVGGKLYTTSLATLTSFPDSMLGAMFSGKMPTKRDSQGNCFIDRDGKVFRYILNFLRTSHLDLPEDFQEMGLLRREADFYQVQPLIEALQEKEVELSKAEKNAMLNITLNQRVQTVHFTVREAPQIYSLSSSSMEVFNANIFSTSCLFLKLLGSKLFYCSNGNLSSITSHLQDPNHLTLDWVANVEGLPEEEYTKQNLKRLWVVPANKQINSFQVFVEEVLKIALSDGFCIDSSHPHALDFMNNKIIRLIRYR; encoded by the coding sequence ATGTCCGACCCCATCACGCTGAACGTCGGGGGGAAGCTCTATACAACCTCACTGGCAACCCTGACCAGCTTCCCTGACTCCATGCTAGGCGCCATGTTCAGCGGGAAGATGCCCACCAAGAGGGACAGCCAGGGCAACTGCTTCATTGACCGTGACGGCAAAGTGTTCCGCTATATCCTCAACTTCCTGCGGACCTCCCACCTTGACCTGCCCGAGGACTTCCAGGAGATGGGGCTGCTCCGCAGGGAGGCCGACTTCTACCAAGTGCAGCCCCTGATTGAGGCCCTGCAGGAGAAGGAAGTGGAGCTCTCCAAGGCCGAGAAGAATGCCATGCTCAACATCACACTGAACCAGCGTGTGCAGACGGTCCACTTCACTGTGCGCGAGGCGCCCCAGATCTACAGCCTCTCCTCTTCCAGCATGGAGGTCTTCAATGCCAACATCTTCAGCAcctcctgcctcttcctcaaGCTCCTTGGCTCTAAGCTCTTCTACTGCTCCAATGGCAATCTCTCCTCCATCACCAGCCACTTGCAGGACCCCAACCACCTGACTCTGGACTGGGTGGCCAATGTGGAGGGCCTGCCAGAGGAGGAGTACACCAAGCAGAACCTCAAGAGGCTCTGGGTGGTGCCCGCCAACAAGCAGATCAACAGCTTCCAGGTCTTCGTGGAAGAGGTACTGAAAATCGCTCTGAGCGATGGCTTCTGCATCGATTCTTCTCACCCACATGCTCTGGATTTTATGAACAATAAGATTATTCGATTAATACGGTACAGGTAA